The following coding sequences lie in one Labrus bergylta chromosome 5, fLabBer1.1, whole genome shotgun sequence genomic window:
- the oser1 gene encoding oxidative stress-responsive serine-rich protein 1, whose protein sequence is MEAGRKDCEEETLQTAFKKLRVDAESLPGAVSVSEALTPRAPSRACPDSSGAKPKLSCPKDNWHGSMRKSSRGASRTQRRRRSKSPILQPPKFTYCSSAASSTLSPPSGCLKHQRLAVPEPAEPRPAADTGAASSLPVPAQKELVPSGAPGHISPLLFGSCAGFDTPEIPVVISTVVTSSRQDGGSSAESSEESGPGESACEGAESAAKSRPKEAADFRALSELHSSGAADAPLVSCSCTLKKSSASGEESGQGAEPQCHCQSNQGWAGVEVYSFTGLRNVISECERSLPGHADATATRTLSTNSNAATASSTSSGSPRSCSEQARAYVDDITIEDLSGYMEYYLYMPKKMSHMAEMMYT, encoded by the exons ATGGAGGCAGGAAGGAAGGACTGCGAGGAGGAGACTCTGCAGACGGCGTTCAAGAAGCTGAGGGTCGACGCTGAGAG ttTACCTGGAGCTGTGAGTGTGTCCGAGGCGTTAACTCCAAGAGCGCCATCCCGAGCTTGTCCTGACTCGAGCGGAGCGAAGCCCAAACTGAGCTGCCCGAAGGACAACTGGCACGG TTCGATGAGGAAATCTTCTCGAGGAGCGTCCAGAACTCAGAGACGTCGAAGGTCCAAGTCCCCGATCCTGCAGCCTCCCAAGTTCACCTACTGCAGCAGCGCCGCCTCGTCCACGCTGTCGCCCCCTAGTGGCTGCCTGAAGCACCAGCGCCTAGCGGTCCCTGAGCCGGCGGAGCCTCGACCTGCAGCCGACACGGGAGCGGCGTCCTCTTTGCCCGTCCCCGCTCAGAAAGAGCTCGTTCCTTCAGGGGCGCCGGGTCACATCTCCCCTCTGCTGTTTGGATCGTGTGCGGGCTTCGACACACCAGAGATCCCCGTGGTTATTTCTACTGTCGTGACGTCATCGAGGCAGGACGGAGGGAGCTCTGCGGAGTCGAGCGAGGAGAGTGGCCCGGGGGAAAGTGCCTGTGAAGGGGCGGAGTCTGCAGCCAAATCCAGACCCAAAGAGGCCGCTGACTTCAGAGCGTTATCGGAGCTCCACAGCAGCGGCGCCGCGGACGCCCCCCTCGTTTCCTGCTCCTGCACTTTGAAGAAAAGCTCCGCCTCTGGGGAGGAGAGCGGACAGGGGGCGGAGCCTCAGTGCCACTGTCAGTCCAATCAGGGCTGGGCCGGCGTGGAGGTGTACTCCTTCACCGGGCTCCGCAACGTCATCTCTGAGTGCGAGAGGAGCCTGCCGGGCCACGCCGACGCCACCGCCACCAGAACTCTCAGCACCAACAGCAACGCCGCCACGGCTTCGTCGACTTCATCGGGCTCGCCTCGCTCGTGTTCGGAGCAGGCGCGCGCCTACGTGGACGACATCACGATAGAGGACCTTTCTGGCTACATGGAGTATTACCTGTACATGCCCAAGAAGATGTCACACATGGCCGAGATGATGTACACTTGA
- the khk gene encoding ketohexokinase isoform X3 yields the protein MNMEEQKKKKILCVGLVCLDIINVVDKYPEEDTDSRCLSQRWQRGGNASNSCTVLSLLGAPCAFMGSVSAGPVADLSFRIVLSEPLCLSLLHQSGDSLLNLPDATADDFSKVDLQQFKWIHWEGRNAEEQVKMIQQVVKYNSTLPQQQRITVSVEIEKTREPLYQLFSHGDVVFVSKDVARHFGFLSAEDALRGFYSRVKQGAVLICAWAEKGADALGPDGVLVHSDAFPPESLVDTLGAGDTFNSAVIFTLSNGGSLQDALTFGCRVAGAKCGFHGYDGIAAKFTND from the exons atgaacATGgaggaacagaagaagaagaagattctGTGTGTGGGTCTGGTGTGTCTCGACATCATCAACGTGGTGGACAAATACCCCGAAGAAGACACTGACAGCAG GTGTTTGTCTCAGCGTTGGCAGCGAGGAGGAAACGCCTCCAACTCGTGCACGGTGCTGTCACTGCTCGGAGCGCCCTGCGCCTTCATGGGCTCTGTGTCTGCTGGACCCGTGGCCGA TCTCTCTTTCAGGATCGTCCTCAGTGAGCCgctctgcctctctcttctCCACCAATCAGGAGACAGTCTTCT GAACCTTCCGGATGCCACAGCGGATGATTTCTCCAAAGTCGACCTCCAACAGTTCAAGTGGATCCACTGGGAG GGCAGAAACGCTGAGGAACAGGTGAAGATGATCCAGCAGGTAGTGAAGTATAACAGCACGTTGCCACAGCAACAGAGAATCACCGTCTCCGTGGAAATAGAGAAGACCAGAGAGCCGTTGTATCAGCTGTTTTCTCACGGTGACGTG GTGTTCGTCAGTAAAGACGTCGCTCGACACTTCGGCTTCCTGTCGGCTGAAGATGCTCTGAGAGGTTTCTACAGCCGAGTCAAACAGGG ggcTGTCCTGATATGTGCCTGGGCTGAAAAAGGAGCGGATGCTTTGGGTCCTGACGGTGTGCTCGTTCATTCGGATGCTTTTCCTCCTGAGAGTCTCGTCGACACTCTCGGAGCCGGAGACACTTTTAACTCTGCCGTCATCTTCACGCTGTCCAACG GTGGAAGTTTGCAGGATGCTCTGACCTTTGGCTGCAGGGTCGCCGGTGCAAAATGTGGATTTCACGGTTACGACGGCATCGCTGCAAAGTTCACAAACGActga
- the khk gene encoding ketohexokinase isoform X1: MNMEEQKKKKILCVGLVCLDIINVVDKYPEEDTDSRCLSQRWQRGGNASNSCTVLSLLGAPCAFMGSVSAGPVADFIMGDFSQRHIDVSAVVWQVNGQTPCACCVVCPSSGSRTVVLSDMNLPDATADDFSKVDLQQFKWIHWEGRNAEEQVKMIQQVVKYNSTLPQQQRITVSVEIEKTREPLYQLFSHGDVVFVSKDVARHFGFLSAEDALRGFYSRVKQGAVLICAWAEKGADALGPDGVLVHSDAFPPESLVDTLGAGDTFNSAVIFTLSNGGSLQDALTFGCRVAGAKCGFHGYDGIAAKFTND, encoded by the exons atgaacATGgaggaacagaagaagaagaagattctGTGTGTGGGTCTGGTGTGTCTCGACATCATCAACGTGGTGGACAAATACCCCGAAGAAGACACTGACAGCAG GTGTTTGTCTCAGCGTTGGCAGCGAGGAGGAAACGCCTCCAACTCGTGCACGGTGCTGTCACTGCTCGGAGCGCCCTGCGCCTTCATGGGCTCTGTGTCTGCTGGACCCGTGGCCGA TTTCATCATGGGCGACTTCTCTCAGCGCCACATCGACGTCTCGGCCGTGGTTTGGCAGGTCAACGGTCAAACGccgtgtgcgtgttgtgtggtTTGTCCGTCCAGCGGGTCTCGAACAGTCGTTCTGTCCGACAT GAACCTTCCGGATGCCACAGCGGATGATTTCTCCAAAGTCGACCTCCAACAGTTCAAGTGGATCCACTGGGAG GGCAGAAACGCTGAGGAACAGGTGAAGATGATCCAGCAGGTAGTGAAGTATAACAGCACGTTGCCACAGCAACAGAGAATCACCGTCTCCGTGGAAATAGAGAAGACCAGAGAGCCGTTGTATCAGCTGTTTTCTCACGGTGACGTG GTGTTCGTCAGTAAAGACGTCGCTCGACACTTCGGCTTCCTGTCGGCTGAAGATGCTCTGAGAGGTTTCTACAGCCGAGTCAAACAGGG ggcTGTCCTGATATGTGCCTGGGCTGAAAAAGGAGCGGATGCTTTGGGTCCTGACGGTGTGCTCGTTCATTCGGATGCTTTTCCTCCTGAGAGTCTCGTCGACACTCTCGGAGCCGGAGACACTTTTAACTCTGCCGTCATCTTCACGCTGTCCAACG GTGGAAGTTTGCAGGATGCTCTGACCTTTGGCTGCAGGGTCGCCGGTGCAAAATGTGGATTTCACGGTTACGACGGCATCGCTGCAAAGTTCACAAACGActga
- the khk gene encoding ketohexokinase isoform X4, producing the protein MNMEEQKKKKILCVGLVCLDIINVVDKYPEEDTDSRCLSQRWQRGGNASNSCTVLSLLGAPCAFMGSVSAGPVADFILEDFQKFHIDVSLVSEHAQCVLPASMVISNISTGSRTILHMNSFIMGDFSQRHIDVSAVVWQVNGQTPCACCVVCPSSGSRTVVLSDMNLPDATADDFSKVDLQQFKWIHWEGRNAEEQVKMIQQVVKYNSTLPQQQRITVSVEIEKTREPLYQLFSHGDVVFVSKDVARHFGFLSAEDALRGFYSRVKQGAVLICAWAEKGADALGPDGVLVHSDAFPPESLVDTLGAGDTFNSAVIFTLSNGGSLQDALTFGCRVAGAKCGFHGYDGIAAKFTND; encoded by the exons atgaacATGgaggaacagaagaagaagaagattctGTGTGTGGGTCTGGTGTGTCTCGACATCATCAACGTGGTGGACAAATACCCCGAAGAAGACACTGACAGCAG GTGTTTGTCTCAGCGTTGGCAGCGAGGAGGAAACGCCTCCAACTCGTGCACGGTGCTGTCACTGCTCGGAGCGCCCTGCGCCTTCATGGGCTCTGTGTCTGCTGGACCCGTGGCCGA ttttattttggaGGATTTTCAGAAGTTCCACATCGACGTGTCTCTGGTGTCTGAGCACGCTCAGTGCGTCCTGCCAGCCTCCATGGTCATCAGCAATATCAGCACAGGAAGCCGCACCATCCTGCACATGAACAG TTTCATCATGGGCGACTTCTCTCAGCGCCACATCGACGTCTCGGCCGTGGTTTGGCAGGTCAACGGTCAAACGccgtgtgcgtgttgtgtggtTTGTCCGTCCAGCGGGTCTCGAACAGTCGTTCTGTCCGACAT GAACCTTCCGGATGCCACAGCGGATGATTTCTCCAAAGTCGACCTCCAACAGTTCAAGTGGATCCACTGGGAG GGCAGAAACGCTGAGGAACAGGTGAAGATGATCCAGCAGGTAGTGAAGTATAACAGCACGTTGCCACAGCAACAGAGAATCACCGTCTCCGTGGAAATAGAGAAGACCAGAGAGCCGTTGTATCAGCTGTTTTCTCACGGTGACGTG GTGTTCGTCAGTAAAGACGTCGCTCGACACTTCGGCTTCCTGTCGGCTGAAGATGCTCTGAGAGGTTTCTACAGCCGAGTCAAACAGGG ggcTGTCCTGATATGTGCCTGGGCTGAAAAAGGAGCGGATGCTTTGGGTCCTGACGGTGTGCTCGTTCATTCGGATGCTTTTCCTCCTGAGAGTCTCGTCGACACTCTCGGAGCCGGAGACACTTTTAACTCTGCCGTCATCTTCACGCTGTCCAACG GTGGAAGTTTGCAGGATGCTCTGACCTTTGGCTGCAGGGTCGCCGGTGCAAAATGTGGATTTCACGGTTACGACGGCATCGCTGCAAAGTTCACAAACGActga
- the khk gene encoding ketohexokinase isoform X2 codes for MNMEEQKKKKILCVGLVCLDIINVVDKYPEEDTDSRCLSQRWQRGGNASNSCTVLSLLGAPCAFMGSVSAGPVADFILEDFQKFHIDVSLVSEHAQCVLPASMVISNISTGSRTILHMNRNLPDATADDFSKVDLQQFKWIHWEGRNAEEQVKMIQQVVKYNSTLPQQQRITVSVEIEKTREPLYQLFSHGDVVFVSKDVARHFGFLSAEDALRGFYSRVKQGAVLICAWAEKGADALGPDGVLVHSDAFPPESLVDTLGAGDTFNSAVIFTLSNGGSLQDALTFGCRVAGAKCGFHGYDGIAAKFTND; via the exons atgaacATGgaggaacagaagaagaagaagattctGTGTGTGGGTCTGGTGTGTCTCGACATCATCAACGTGGTGGACAAATACCCCGAAGAAGACACTGACAGCAG GTGTTTGTCTCAGCGTTGGCAGCGAGGAGGAAACGCCTCCAACTCGTGCACGGTGCTGTCACTGCTCGGAGCGCCCTGCGCCTTCATGGGCTCTGTGTCTGCTGGACCCGTGGCCGA ttttattttggaGGATTTTCAGAAGTTCCACATCGACGTGTCTCTGGTGTCTGAGCACGCTCAGTGCGTCCTGCCAGCCTCCATGGTCATCAGCAATATCAGCACAGGAAGCCGCACCATCCTGCACATGAACAG GAACCTTCCGGATGCCACAGCGGATGATTTCTCCAAAGTCGACCTCCAACAGTTCAAGTGGATCCACTGGGAG GGCAGAAACGCTGAGGAACAGGTGAAGATGATCCAGCAGGTAGTGAAGTATAACAGCACGTTGCCACAGCAACAGAGAATCACCGTCTCCGTGGAAATAGAGAAGACCAGAGAGCCGTTGTATCAGCTGTTTTCTCACGGTGACGTG GTGTTCGTCAGTAAAGACGTCGCTCGACACTTCGGCTTCCTGTCGGCTGAAGATGCTCTGAGAGGTTTCTACAGCCGAGTCAAACAGGG ggcTGTCCTGATATGTGCCTGGGCTGAAAAAGGAGCGGATGCTTTGGGTCCTGACGGTGTGCTCGTTCATTCGGATGCTTTTCCTCCTGAGAGTCTCGTCGACACTCTCGGAGCCGGAGACACTTTTAACTCTGCCGTCATCTTCACGCTGTCCAACG GTGGAAGTTTGCAGGATGCTCTGACCTTTGGCTGCAGGGTCGCCGGTGCAAAATGTGGATTTCACGGTTACGACGGCATCGCTGCAAAGTTCACAAACGActga
- the rbm15b gene encoding LOW QUALITY PROTEIN: putative RNA-binding protein 15B (The sequence of the model RefSeq protein was modified relative to this genomic sequence to represent the inferred CDS: deleted 1 base in 1 codon), giving the protein MKRQAGRESSPSRAAAKRIRERERREELPPPPPPPLALLLAESRGYHRRSRSREREKPRLREERAAALELHHRHELSLLGRPPLRTTAAAELPAARPGTLEYKTLLISNLASQVSDEDVEDALFHEFKKFGDVSVKLSHTPELGRIAYVNFRHPEDAKEARHAKSSRLVLGERQLKIEPMYVRRRSVTPPDAGYLPLHAPYPYRQRSLSPPGPAVSSIRDLRARHYALETLTLSRERERLLDYYGMLDERGRPYGLPPMPVVEDLKPEDDQRATSNLFIGNLDGNVTEAELRRGFDKYGIIEDVVIKRPARGQGGAYAFVKFQNLDMAHRAKVAMQGRLIGGNPIKIGYGKANPTTRLWVGGLGPGNSLAALAREFDRFGSIRNIDYVKGDNFAYIQYESLDAAQAACSQMRGFPLGGPERRLRVDFAKVEESPSRSFPPPVAAPSHYDLLGETYSRHRSLERELRGGARERSPPPPHSLLSQRERDRALLERDFPTSPTRSLERRGAGGVEAFGRSTRGARSRSKSRERWLKEREERRSRRRSRSLSPEKQTDEREREKERGRSRVRGPGGAVSPDASPDRARVRAPDSTTEPRDHSPDSGAGGRHSTNEEDLPSGRHHSKRTSSEHLNNHHHRNSESAAAAAGSPAVITDTHTSSSPSTLSEYAAAALSKIWHGFFALKNSSFPTDLYLLEGGAAFFNSVMKETLKLQSQNQPGQLKIVQRLRMDQTRLDEVVRRIKLGRPDGFAILLALQGPIDRQAASEPGLQARLLRHLVTYLRNKEAAGVVSLPAAKEGGPGAMLYAFPPGVFSQQYLQAAKRTVAPVESEAALLAPPSP; this is encoded by the exons ATGAAGAGGCAGGCCGGGAGGGAGAGCAGTCCGTCCAGGGCCGCTGCCAAACGGATACGAGAGCGGGAGCGGAGAGaggagctgccccccccc ccgccgcccCCCCTGGCTCTGCTGCTGGCGGAGAGCCGCGGATATCACCGCCGGAGCCGCAGCAGGGAGCGAGAGAAGCCGCGGCTCCGGGAGGAGCGAGCGGCCGCCCTGGAGCTCCACCACCGACACGAGCTCAGCCTCCTCGGTCGACCCCCCCTCCGGACCACCGCTGCTGCGGAGCTCCCCGCCGCCCGCCCGGGGACTCTGGAGTACAAAACGCTGCTCATCAGTAACCTGGCCTCCCAGGTGTCGGACGAGGACGTGGAGGACGCCCTGTTTCACGAGTTCAAGAAGTTCGGGGACGTCAGCGTGAAGCTGTCTCACACCCCGGAGCTCGGCCGGATCGCTTACGTCAATTTCCGGCATCCGGAGGACGCCAAGGAGGCTCGGCACGCCAAATCCTCCAGGTTAGTTCTGGGTGAACGACAGCTGAAGATTGAACCCATGTACGTGAGGAGGCGGAGTGTGACGCCCCCGGACGCCGGGTACCTGCCTCTGCACGCCCCCTACCCCTACAGACAGCGCTCCCTGTCCCCCCCGGGACCTGCGGTGAGCAGCATCCGGGACCTGAGAGCCCGACACTACGCCCTGGAGACCCTGACCCTGAGTcgggagagggagaggctgCTGGATTATTACGGGATGCTGGATGAGAGGGGTCGACCCTACGGTCTGCCCCCCATGCCGGTGGTGGAGGATTTAAAACCCGAGGATGACCAGAGAGCGACCAGCAACCTTTTCATAGGAAACCTGGACGGTAACGTGACCGAGGCTGAACTGAGGAGGGGGTTTGATAAGTACGGCATCATTGAGGACGTGGTCATTAAACGTCCAGCTCGTGGTCAGGGGGGGGCGTATGCTTTTGTGAAGTTTCAGAACCTGGACATGGCCCACCGGGCTAAAGTCGCCATGCAGGGGCGTCTGATCGGCGGTAACCCGATAAAGATCGGTTACGGCAAAGCTAACCCCACCACGCGGCTCTGGGTGGGCGGTCTGGGACCCGGGAACTCCCTCGCTGCCCTCGCTCGGGAGTTTGACCGTTTTGGAAGTATCCGTAACATCGACTACGTGAAGGGGGACAACTTCGCCTACATCCAGTACGAGAGCTTGGACGCCGCTCAGGCCGCCTGCAGTCAGATGAGGGGTTTCCCACTGGGGGGTCCAGAGAGACGTCTCAGGGTGGACTTTGCTAAAGTCGAGGAAAGCCCCTCCCggtcttttcctcctcctgtcgcCGCCCCCTCACACTACGACCTCCTCGGGGAAACCTACAGCCGCCACCGCAGCCTGGAGAGGGAGCTGAGGGGAGGGGCCAGAGAGcgctcccctccccccccccacagcctCCTCTCTCAGAGGGAGCGAGACAGAGCCCTGCTGGAGAGAGACTTTCCCACCAGCCCCACCCGCAGcctggagaggaggggggcggggggagtgGAGGCGTTCGGGCGGAGCACAAGAGGAGCGAGGAGCCGCAGTAAGAGCCGGGAGCGATGgctgaaggagagggaggagaggaggagccgGAGGAGGAGCCGGAGTCTGTCGCCCGAGAAGCAgacagacgagagagagagggagaaggagagggggcGGTCCAGGGTCCGAGGTCCGGGAGGGGCCGTCTCTCCTGACGCCAGCCCCGACCGAGCGCGTGTCAGAGCGCCTGACTCCACCACAGAGCCCAGAGACCACTCCCCCGACAGCGGCGCCGGAGGGCGACACTCCACCAACGAAGAAGACCTCCCATCGGGGCGCCACCACAGCAAGCGGACGTCCAGCGAGCATCTGAACAATCACCACCATCGTAACAGCGAGagtgccgccgccgccgccggcTCGCCCGCCgtcatcacagacacacacacctcgtcGTCCCCCAGCACGCTGTCGGAGTACGCAGCGGCGGCGCTCTCTAAAATATGGCACGGCTTCTTCGCCTTAAAGAACAGCAGCTTCCCCACTGACCTGTACCTGCTGGAGGGCGGGGCGGCGTTCTTCAACTCGGTGATGAAGGAGACCCTGAAGCTGCAGAGTCAGAACCAGCCGGGCCAGCTGAAGATCGTCCAGCGGCTCCGCATGGACCAGACGCGCCTGGACGAGGTCGTGCGCCGCATCAAACTCGGACGACCCGACGGATTCGCCATTCTGCTCGCTCTGCAGGGCCCGATCGACCGCCAGGCCGCCTCTGAGCCGGGGCTGCAGGCACGCCTGCTTCGCCATCTTGTGACTTACCTGCGGAACAAGGAAGCAGCCGGTGTGGTGAGCCTGCCCGCTGCTAAAGAGGGGGGGCCGGGCGCAATGCTGTACGCCTTCCCCCCGGGCGTGTTCTCACAACAGTACCTGCAGGCCGCCAAGAGGACTGTGG caccaGTAGAGTCCGAGGCGGCTCTCCTCGCCCCCCCGTCCCCGTGA
- the manf gene encoding mesencephalic astrocyte-derived neurotrophic factor, whose product MLCLSGLSVALALALVPGPSEALKEGECEVCVSFLGKFYQSLTDNNVKFTSADIENAIVKTCKDAKGKENRFCYYIGATSDAATKMINEVSKPLSYHAPVEKICEKLKKKDMQICELKYDKQLDLTTVDLKKLKVKDLKKILEEWGESCKGCAEKSDFIRKITELMPKYAPAAAKARTDL is encoded by the exons atgttgtgtttaagcGGGCTGTCGGTGGcgctggctctggctctggtcCCCGGTCCCTCTGAAGCCCTGAAGGAAGGAGAGTGTGAAG tgtgtgtgtccttcttgGGGAAGTTCTATCAGTCGCTAACGGACAACAACGTCAAGTTTACCAGCGCAGACATCGAGAACGCCATCGTCAAGACCTGCAAAGATGCTAAAGGCAAAGAAAACCGCTTT TGTTATTACATCGGAGCAACGAGTGACGCGGCCACAAAGATGATCAACGAGGTGTCGAAGCCTCTCAGCTATCACGCTCCCGTGGAGAAGATCTGTGAGAAGCTCAAGAAGAAGGACATGCAGATCTGTGAACTCAAATACG ACAAACAGCTGGACCTGACCACCGTGGACCTGAAGAAGCTCAAGGTGAAGGACCTGAAGAAGATTCTGGAGGAGTGGGGCGAGTCCTGCAAAGGCTGCGCCGAGAAGTCCGACTTTATCCGCAAAATCACAGAGCTGATGCCCAAGTACGCCCCGGCAGCCGCCAAAGCACGGACAGATCTgtag